One Candida dubliniensis CD36 chromosome 1, complete sequence genomic region harbors:
- a CDS encoding ribokinase, putative (Similar to S. cerevisiae RBK1;~Similar to C. albicans RBK1), with the protein MPSITIIGSLNYDLVTYTNKIPQGGETYQANSFETHVGGKGLYESIAVAKLTPPNSILMSHNDCGSDKIDIRMVGKIGDDSFGQQLKQFLIDNKVNVDHVITVINQTSGVAIILVEQNNNGENRILIIPGANGELKLDDKEYETIFSKNKGNDEFNSFVILQNEYPDTIKSINWIKKNRPQLNIAYNPSPFKSELITKELLSKIDLLIVNEGEALDVANHLMKNSHQQDLIDQINHINRGGSGDGGDNSKLLIEVFSKLAIELQQLINPHNVQVVIITMGSKGSIYIAKETNNNNNNNNNNNNNNNPQFIEARKVEKVIDTTGAGDTFFGAIVSNLALGKSIDYAIKFATTASSLTIQKKGAAEGIPSYQEVIDNL; encoded by the coding sequence ATTTGAAACTCATGTTGGAGGTAAAGGATTATATGAATCTATTGCTGTTGCCAAATTAACTCCACCAAATTCTATCTTAATGAGTCATAATGATTGTGGTAgtgataaaattgatattcGTATGGTGGGTAAAATTGGTGATGATTCATTTGgtcaacaattgaaacaatttttaattgataataaagttAATGTTGATCATGTAATCACTGTGATTAATCAAACTTCTGGAGTGGCAATTATTTTAGttgaacaaaataataatggagAAAATCgaattttaataattcctGGAGCTAATGGGGAATTAAAACttgatgataaagaatATGAAACCATTTTctcaaaaaataaaggtaatgatgaatttaattcatttgtGATTTTACAAAATGAATATCCTGATACtattaaatcaatcaattggattaaaaaaaatcgtccacaattgaatattgCTTATAATCCATCACCATTTAAATCAGAATTAATTactaaagaattattatcgaaaatagatttattaatagtTAATGAAGGTGAAGCATTAGATGTGGCTaatcatttaatgaaaaattctcatcaacaagatttaattgatcaaataaatcacaTCAATcgtggtggtagtggtgatggtggtgataatagtaaattattgattgaagTGTTTCTGAAATTGGCCATTgaattacaacaattaattaatcctCATAATGTTCAAGTGGTAATTATAACTATGGGTAGTAAAGGATCCATTTATATTGCTAAAgaaaccaataataataataataataataataataataataataataataatccacaatttattgaagctagaaaagttgaaaaagtCATTGATACTACTGGGGCTGGTGATACATTTTTTGGAGCAATTGTTCTGAATTTAGCATTAGGTAAACTGATTGATTATGCAATAAAGTTTGCTACTACAGCAAGCAGTTTAACAATTCAAAAGAAAGGTGCTGCTGAAGGAATACCAAGTTATCAAGAAGTAATAGACAACTTGTAA
- a CDS encoding fatty acid elongase, putative (Similar to S. cerevisiae ELO2;~Similar to C. albicans FEN1), giving the protein MSSFPIPTWDTPFGIQLWPIFDKFVSQITNNKFIPSQFQFISGQLPLSTLPEALTAITIYYIVIFGGDYIFKKFNIKPLILNGLFQIHNLFLTSLSFTLLILMCEQIIPMIYHYGLFYTICDIKAWTQPLITLYYLNYITKFIEFIDTVFLVIKQKKLTFLHTYHHGATALLCYTQLVGTTSISWVPISLNLAVHVLMYWYYFLAARGIRVWWKEWVTRFQIIQFIIDLIFVYFGTYQKVVITHFSKILPYCGDCAGTMIAAYSGCAILSSYLVLFIAFYIDVYRRKGSTKSKIVKSVKGGVAAQVNEYVHASGIQTPSNANANSTAKTVRSRKV; this is encoded by the coding sequence ATGTCTTCATTTCCAATTCCTACTTGGGATACACCTTTTGGTATTCAATTATGGCCAAtctttgataaatttgttaGTCAAAtcactaataataaatttattccatcacaatttcaatttatttctgGTCAATTACCATTATCAACATTACCTGAAGCTCTTACTGCTATAactatttattatattgtaatatttggtggtgattatattttcaaaaaattcaatattaaaccattaattttaaatggattatttcaaattcataatttatttttaactAGTTTATCTTTCactttattaatattaatgtgTGAACAAATCATCCCCatgatttatcattatgGATTATTTTATACTATTTGTGATATTAAAGCTTGGACTCAACCTTTAATTACTTTATATTATCTTAATTATATCactaaatttattgaatttattgatacagtttttttagtaattaaacaaaaaaaattgacatTTTTACATACTTATCATCATGGAGCTACTGCTTTATTATGTTATACTCAATTGGTTGGTACTACTTCTATTTCTTGGGtaccaatttcattaaatttagCAGTTCATGTATTGATGTATTGGTATTATTTCTTAGCAGCAAGAGGTATTAGAGTTTGGTGGAAAGAATGGGTCACaagatttcaaatcattcaatttattattgatttaatatttgtttattttggTACTTATCAAAAAGTTGTTATTACTCATTTCTCAAAAATTTTACCTTATTGTGGAGATTGTGCTGGTACTATGATTGCCGCTTATTCTGGTTGTGcaattttatcatcttATTTGGTATTATTTATTGCATTTTATATTGATGTTTATCGTAGAAAAGGTTCtactaaatcaaaaattgttaaatcaGTTAAAGGTGGTGTTGCTGCTCAAGTTAATGAATATGTTCATGCTTCAGGTATTCAAACTCCATCCAATGCAAATGCAAACTCCACTGCTAAAACTGTACGTTCTAGAAAGGTCTAA